The following coding sequences are from one Leishmania major strain Friedlin complete genome, chromosome 36 window:
- a CDS encoding putative nima-related protein kinase — MSGGNAGDAMIGRVCRNFPDTFAKDEATAREQEKKYWISRVLGSGATGTVLCAKRVSDGEGFAVKCVDMEGMSEADKNRAQAEVDCLLNCDFFSIVKCHEDLAKRDANNPEMVQMIALVLDYANAGDLRQEIKSRARTGRTFREHEAGLLFLQVLLAVHHVHSKHMIHRDIKSANILLCSNGLVKLGDFGFSKMYANTVSDDVGRTFCGTPYYVAPEIWRRCPYSKKADMFSLGVLLYELLTLKRPFDGANMHEVMHKTLAGRFDPLPSNISPEMRDIVTALLSGDPGRRPSSSRLLNMPICKLFLSGLLEIVQTQPAFHGGLRDSISSQIQETKRLLVTEKRHIQRMMEESSGSSVAASTTILEGATPLTTALGGLTIHEGTVKKQSSDMVWKKRYLCIRAELADGQTVLDMNPKFKTLDMVLAISKETMEQQCISTPFTELEDAFPVPAKYTGCNASFVFAVAFKTGKRLSFQTKSEVERDLWMEKIQDVLGIGDGDDDMSALPAKE, encoded by the coding sequence atGTCGGGGGGTAACGCCGGCGACGCCATGATCGGCCGTGTGTGCCGGAACTTCCCAGATACGTTTGCCAAGGACGAGGCAACGGCACGTGAGCAGGAGAAGAAGTACTGGATTAGTCGCGTGCTGGGCTCCGGCGCCACTGGAACGGTTCTGTGCGCGAAGCGCGTATCTGATGGTGAAGGATTTGCGGTCAAGTGTGTTGACATGGAGGGCATGTCCGAGGCCGACAAAAACCGTGCGCAGGCTGAGGTGGACTGCCTGCTGAACTGTGACTTCTTTTCGATCGTCAAATGCCACGAGGACCTGGCGAAGCGCGATGCCAACAACCCAGAAATGGTGCAGATGATTGCACTGGTACTGGACTACGCCAACGCCGGTGATCTTCGCCAAGAGATCAAGAGCCGTGCCCGGACGGGTCGAACGTTCCGTGAGCATGAGGCAGGTCTGTTGTTCCtacaggtgctgctggccgtCCACCACGTCCACTCGAAGCACATGATTCACCGTGATATCAAGAGTGCCAACATCCTGCTGTGCAGCAATGGTCTCGTGAAGCTTGGCGACTTTGGTTTTAGCAAGATGTATGCAAATACTGTGAGTGATGATGTCGGTCGCACGTTCTGTGGCACGCCCTACTACGTGGCACCGGAGAtttggcggcgctgcccgtACAGCAAGAAGGCGGACATGTTCTCGCTCGGCGTGCTTCTTTACGAGCTGCTGACGCTGAAGCGTCCCTTCGACGGCGCCAACATGCACGAGGTCATGCACAAGACACTTGCTGGCCGCTTCGACCCTCTTCCGAGCAATATTAGCCCAGAGATGCGCGACATCGTGACAGCCCTGCTGAGCGGTGACCCGGGGCGCCGCCCGTCGAGCAGTCGGCTGCTGAACATGCCCATCTGCAAGCTCTTCCTGTCTGGCTTGCTGGAGATTGTGCAGACGCAACCGGCTTTCCATGGTGGTCTGCGCGACTCGATCTCGAGCCAGATCCAGGAGACGAAGCGGCTGCTAGTGACAGAGAAGCGGCACATCCAGCGCATGATGGAGGAGAGTTCGGGCAGCTCTGTGGCCGCGTCTACTACGATTCTCGAAGGCGCAACCCCACTGACAACGGCGCTCGGCGGCCTCACGATTCACGAGGGAACGGTGAAGAAGCAGAGCAGCGACATGGTGTGGAAAAAGCGTTATCTGTGCATTCGCGCCGAGCTCGCAGACGGTCAGACAGTGCTCGATATGAACCCCAAGTTCAAGACCTTGGACATGGTGCTGGCCATATCGAAGGAGACAatggagcagcagtgcaTTTCCACGCCCTTcacggagctggaggacgcCTTCCCGGTGCCTGCTAAGTATACTGGCTGCAACGCCTCTTTTGTCTTCGCCGTCGCTTTCAAGACTGGCAAGCGCCTGTCGTTCCAGACGAAGAGCGAGGTAGAGCGCGACCTTTGGATGGAAAAAATTCAGGACGTTTTGGgcatcggcgacggcgacgacgacatgtCTGCTCTGCCCGCAAAGGAGTGA